The sequence GGACATGTCGTTGCCCGGGAAGACCGAGGCCTGGAAGCTGCCCTGGGCGGCCCGGTTGGCGCCGGTCGTGCTGGACCCGGCCCGGCCGCAGTGGCCCGCGCTGACGAAGCCCTGGGTGGTCCCCCTGGTGATCGGGAAGCCGATCGAGCAGCGGCTGCTGTTGTCGATGTAGTAGGCGTCGCCGCCGCGGAGGTCGTAGAGCGGACGCGGGGCCTCGGCCACCGTTTCCACCCGCACCGCCGCCCGGTCCACCCCGGCCCCGGCGACCAGGCGTTCGGCGGCGGCCGGGTCGGTGGCCTGCACCACGACGGTGTTGGCGGCCACGTCGACGTAGCGCACGGGCGCGGCGAGCGCGTCCGCCCGGCCGGCGGGGCCGCGTCCGGCCGCACGGTCGAGCGCGGCCAGCGCTCCGTCCAGGGCGGCGAGCGGGCGGTCCACGAGCACCGGCCGGGCACCCGCCGCGCGGATCACGGCGAGGTCGGCGGAGCGGGTGGTGGCGACGGCCGGAGCGGCGTCCGGGCCCTCCAGCCAGGAGCCGGCCCAGCCGGCGCCGAGCGACTGGGCGAGCGCGCCGGCCAGGGCACCCGCCCTGGCCTCGGCGGAGATCCTGGCCCGGGCCTGGGCGGAGGTCAGGCCGAGGTCGCGCCGCAGCGCCTCGACCAGCTCGGGCGCGGCGGCGGCGACACCGAGGGTGTCCGGCGCGGCCGAGGCGGCGGCCCGGGCGGCCGCGGCGGGTCCGGGCGTGGGGGAGGCGGCACCTGCGGTGCCCTGGAGGGCGGTCAGACCCAGGGCGGCGGTGGCCAGGACGGCACACGCGGCCCTGGCGGGTCGTCGGAGCATGGGGGTCTCCTGCGGTCACGGTGTGGGGGATTGCCGGAAACCGTAGGAGCCCCGTCCGCCGGCGGGGGAGATGTCACCCGGGGGTACCGTCCGGAGCTATCACCGCGCGGCTCGGGTGGTCCGGGGGCGCTCGGGCGCGTGGTACAGAAGACCTTTCCGTGGACCATTTCGTCAAGACGGTCCGACGGTGCGTCAGGACGGCCGCACCGTCGGGCAGGACGCTCCCGCTCCCCGCCGGGAGGAGCCCACCGTTCGTCAGGACGGCCGCGCCGGGGGAGCGGCGGCGCGCGGGACCGTCCCGGCGGCCCCCGGCGGTGCCCGGCGGTGCCCGGCGGTGCCCCGG comes from Streptomyces sp. TLI_053 and encodes:
- a CDS encoding carbohydrate-binding protein — its product is MLRRPARAACAVLATAALGLTALQGTAGAASPTPGPAAAARAAASAAPDTLGVAAAAPELVEALRRDLGLTSAQARARISAEARAGALAGALAQSLGAGWAGSWLEGPDAAPAVATTRSADLAVIRAAGARPVLVDRPLAALDGALAALDRAAGRGPAGRADALAAPVRYVDVAANTVVVQATDPAAAERLVAGAGVDRAAVRVETVAEAPRPLYDLRGGDAYYIDNSSRCSIGFPITRGTTQGFVSAGHCGRAGSSTTGANRAAQGSFQASVFPGNDMSWVATNSSWTATPYVNSASGAVTGSVLQQVGASVCRSGSTTGWHCGTIQQHNTSVTYAEGTVSGVTRTNVCAEPGDSGGSFISGTQAQGVTSGGTGNCSQGGTTYFQPVNPILQGYGLTLKTDGQGPGPGPGPGPGPGNPGGTWAAGTVYQAGATVTYGSASYRCLQGHQAQAGWEPPNTPALWQAV